The following coding sequences are from one Kwoniella bestiolae CBS 10118 chromosome 2, complete sequence window:
- a CDS encoding protein disulfide-isomerase domain, producing MKISSGLTLALTALLPALTSVVASDVIDLAEDTFKGEVYGEDLALVEFFAPWCGHCKNLAPHYEEAATELQKKGIKLAKVDCTEQANLCQEYGVNGYPTLKVFRNGTPTDYTGPRKADGIISYMIKQSLPAVSDVTPDSHAEFIKSDKVVLVAYGDASHPIPTAYSEYANVARDSYLFGQFTDSSLPSLPSLPESPSLPVIVLYKSFDEGYSILPSSDLSSLDVSQLTEFVKTNSVPLFDEISPENFGTYAEQGLPIAYLFADPAESSSRDKLVEELKSTAKELKGKINFVHIDAIKFVDHGKSLNLPGDNWPAFVIQDLAAQTKYPLQNEAVSAKSVKAFLEKFVAGEIQPSIKSAPIPAKQDEPVYKLVADDWENVFGDLEKDVFAEFFAPWCGHCQRLAPIWDTLAEKYASNSNILIAQMDATENDIPPAAPFKVQGFPTLKFRAAGSSEFIDYNGDRSLDSLVEFVETHRKSSGGEGAAGGAEVDEEVWEDEEAPEHDEL from the exons ATGAAGATCTCATCAGGCTTAACACTAGCTTTGACAGCCCTGCTCCCAGCTCTGACTTCGGTCGTAGCTTCGGACGTGATTGATCTTGCGGAGGATACGTTCAAGGGGGAAGTGTACGGTGAGGATCTGGCTTTGGTAGA GTTCTTCGCTCCTT GGTGTGGACATTGCAAGAA CCTCGCACCGCACTACGAAGAAGCAGCCACCGAACTCCAAAAAAAAGGCATCAAGCTCGCCAAAGTAGACTGCACAGAGCAAGCCAACCTGTGTCAAGAGTACGGTGTCAATGGGTACCCCACCCTCAAGGTGTTCAGGAATGGTACGCCCACGGATTACACGGGTCCTAGGAAGGCTGATGGGATTATCAGTTATATGATCAA ACAATCCCTTCCTGCTGTGTCTGATGTTACTCCTGATTCTCACGCTGAATTCATCAAGTCTGACAAAGT CGTCCTCGTCGCCTACGGAGACGcttcccacccaatcccCACCGCTTACTCAGAGTACGCCAACGTTGCCCGAGATTCCTACCTCTTCGGTCAATTCACCgattcctccctcccctccctcccctccctccccgaatccccctctctcccagTGATCGTCCTGTACAAATCGTTCGACGAGGGATACTCCATTCTCCCCTCTTCCGACCTTTCCTCCCTTGACGTCAGCCAACTAACCGAATTCGTCAAGACCAACTCCGTCCCGCTATTCGACGAGATCTCCCCAGAGAACTTCGGTACCTACGCTGAACAAGGCCTCCCCATCGCCTACCTCTTCGCCGACCCTGCTGAATCATCCTCAAGGGACAAGCTGGTTGAGGAGCTGAAATCTACCGCCAAGGAATTGAAGGGGAAAATAAACTTTGTGCATATCGACGCCATCAAATTTGTAGATCACGGTAAATCCTTGAACCTCCCAGGAGACAACTGGCCGGCATTCGTCATCCAAGATCTTGCTGCCCAAACCAAATACCCATTACAGAACGAGGCTGTCTCAGCGAAGAGCGTTAAAGCGTTCTTGGAGAAGTTTGTGGCTGGGGAGATCCAACCTTCGATCAAGTCGGCGCCGATCCCTGCGAAACAGGATGAACCGGTTTACAAGCTTGTGGCGGACGATTGGGAGAACGTCTTTGGcgatttggagaaggacgTGTTTGCAGAGTTCTTTGCGCCTTGGTGTGGACACTGTC AACGACTCGCTCCTATCTGGGATACCTTGGCTGAGAAATACgcttccaactccaacatCTTAAT CGCTCAAATGGACGCCACCGAGAACGACATCCCCCCCGCTGCTCCCTTCAAGGTCCAAGGTTTCCCCACTCTTAAATTCCGAGCTGCCGGTTCATCCGAGTTCATCGATTATAACGGTGATAGGAGTTTGGACTCTTTGGTTGAGTTTGTTGAAACTCACCGAAAGTCTTCTGGTGGTGAGGGTGCCGCTGGTGGAGCCgaggtcgatgaggaggtttgggaggatgaggaggctCCTGAGCATGATGAGCTTTAG
- a CDS encoding 60S ribosomal protein eL32, translating to MPAHIPIVKKRTKTFKRHQSDRYHGVKESWRKPKGIDNRVRRRFKGQLPMPKIGYGSNKKTKHLLPSGHKELLVHNLSELELLLMHSGKYAASIAHGVSSKKRVELVARAKVLGVKITNPNAKLRTEEA from the exons ATGCCTGCCCACATCCCCATCGTGAAGAAGCGAACAAAGACCTTCAAGAGGCATCAATCCGACCGATACCACGGTGTCAAGGAGTCATGGAGGAAGCCCAAGGGTATTGATAACAGA GTCCGAAGAAGATTCAAGGGTCAACTCCCCATGCCCAAGATCGG TTACGGTTCCAACAAAAAGACCAAGCACCTCTTACCCTCCGGCCACAAGGAACTTTTGGTCCACAACCTCTCTGAACTCGAACTCTTGCTCATGCACTCTGGTAAATACGCTGCCTCGATCGCTCACGGTGTATCGAGCAAGAAGAGAGTGGAGCTCGTTGCTCGAGCTAAGGTCTTGGGTGTCAA GATCACCAACCCCAACGCTAAACTCAGAACCGAGGAAGCTTAG